A genome region from Diorhabda carinulata isolate Delta chromosome 2, icDioCari1.1, whole genome shotgun sequence includes the following:
- the LOC130904062 gene encoding 23 kDa integral membrane protein-like isoform X1, giving the protein MGCDEDILKCLVFWTNFILALVGIVLISLGIIYKISLEEISNAIPKEYEDLIVIPVLTIPLGTVLIFLAVFGCYGCLTERIKYVALYIAILLVVFILQLTIGVNSFYKIGNVTVFQNRLDTTVEDIFENYTCEENANIVDLIQHRLKCCGYNGSKYWIDSIPSSCRKVDSNDIFENPCNIEISNYIRHCQIVLGISICLLSLAEFAASIISVAFVYYLKIHTRSFIFIKDCTFDNGLL; this is encoded by the exons ATGGGATGTGATGAAgacattttgaaatgtttagtGTTTTGGACTAACTTCATACTAGCA TTAGTTGGAATCGTTCTTATATCACttggaattatttataaaataagtttagAAGAAATTTCGAACGCTATCCCTAAAGAATATGAAGATCTCATTGTGATACCTGTTCTCACCATACCTCTAGGAACAGTCCTAATATTTCTTGCAGTATTCGGTTGCTATGGATGTCTCACTGAGAGGATCAAATACGTTGCATTG tATATAGCGATCTTGCTGGTGGTATTTATACTTCAACTTACAATAGGAGTAAACTCCTTTTATAAAATAGGAAACGTAACAGTTTTCCAAAACAGATTAGACACGACTGTagaagatatatttgaaaattataccTGCGAAGAAAATGCTAATATTGTTGATCTCATACAACACAGA ttgaaatgtTGTGGGTATAACGGATCAAAGTATTGGATTGATAGTATACCAAGTAGTTGCCGCAAGGTTGATTCCaatgatattttcgaaaatcctTGTAACATTGAAATATCTAATTATATACGACATTGTCAAATCGTTCTTGGGATTTCTATATGTCTTTTATCACTAGCTGAG TTTGCCGCTTCAATAATCTCCGTGGCTTTTGTTTATTACCTGAAGATTCATACTAGAAGTTTTATCTTCATCAAAGACTGCACTTTTGATAACGGACTGCTTtga
- the LOC130904062 gene encoding 23 kDa integral membrane protein-like isoform X2: protein MGCDEDILKCLVFWTNFILALVGIVLISLGIIYKISLEEISNAIPKEYEDLIVIPVLTIPLGTVLIFLAVFGCYGCLTERIKYVALYIAILLVVFILQLTIGVNSFYKIGNVTVFQNRLDTTVEDIFENYTCEENANIVDLIQHRLKCCGYNGSKYWIDSIPSSCRKVDSNDIFENPCNIEISNYIRHCQIVLGISICLLSLAEVRVCRFNNLRGFCLLPEDSY from the exons ATGGGATGTGATGAAgacattttgaaatgtttagtGTTTTGGACTAACTTCATACTAGCA TTAGTTGGAATCGTTCTTATATCACttggaattatttataaaataagtttagAAGAAATTTCGAACGCTATCCCTAAAGAATATGAAGATCTCATTGTGATACCTGTTCTCACCATACCTCTAGGAACAGTCCTAATATTTCTTGCAGTATTCGGTTGCTATGGATGTCTCACTGAGAGGATCAAATACGTTGCATTG tATATAGCGATCTTGCTGGTGGTATTTATACTTCAACTTACAATAGGAGTAAACTCCTTTTATAAAATAGGAAACGTAACAGTTTTCCAAAACAGATTAGACACGACTGTagaagatatatttgaaaattataccTGCGAAGAAAATGCTAATATTGTTGATCTCATACAACACAGA ttgaaatgtTGTGGGTATAACGGATCAAAGTATTGGATTGATAGTATACCAAGTAGTTGCCGCAAGGTTGATTCCaatgatattttcgaaaatcctTGTAACATTGAAATATCTAATTATATACGACATTGTCAAATCGTTCTTGGGATTTCTATATGTCTTTTATCACTAGCTGAGGTAAGAG TTTGCCGCTTCAATAATCTCCGTGGCTTTTGTTTATTACCTGAAGATTCATACTAG
- the LOC130904065 gene encoding uncharacterized protein LOC130904065, whose protein sequence is MKLTSRHYCFLVGFLHLMLIVLRLYERIWELIVLEEPIVIREQMFLFFSYIFQIVTVSLLIYGTANENPKFSIPWLLITTPAFIIVTLYGLNVIFKEEAGQVFYNFLSMGAIWIMWYTVLKYNIQKSPFFEKIKYVRLISK, encoded by the exons ATGAAATTAACTTCACGTCATTACTGCTTCCTTGTAGGATTCTTACACTTG ATGTTGATTGTATTACGTTTATATGAAAGGATTTGGGAATTAATAGTTTTGGAAGAACCTATTGTAATACGAGAgcaaatgtttctatttttttcgtatatctTCCAAATAGTTACTGTTTCGTTACTGATTTATGGAACTGCTAAC GAGAATCCAAAATTCAGTATACCATGGCTACTAATAACAACTCCTGCATTCATCATAGTAACATTATATGGACTAAATGTTATATTTAAGGAAGAAGCAGGAcaagttttttacaattttttatcaatgg gtgCTATATGGATTATGTGGTATacagttttgaaatataatattcaaaaaagtcctttttttgaaaaaattaaatacgttagattaatttcaaaataa